The sequence GCATCGAGGTCGGCGATGACGCCGTTCTTCACGCCGCGCGACTTCTGATGGCCGATGCCGATGATTTCGATATTGTGAGTGCGGCCCGGCAGGATCTGGCTTTCGGCGCGCGGCGTGAGCCGGCCGATCATGCAGACGACCTTGGTAGAACCGATGTCGAGCACCGAGACGACATGCGACCGCTTGGACGAAAGCGGCTTCAGGCGCGGGAGGCCGAAGCTGGCGGAACCGAACAAACTCATATCCGCTTCTCCTGGGCTTTCAGCATCTTCTCCCTCGCCTTGAGCGCGACTTCCCGGCGAGCGACGGCTTCCGGTGTCAGTTGTACGGTTGTACGGTCTTCGAGCCGCAGATCGACGGCGGCGATATCGCGTTCGAGAAGCTGGTGCCGCTCTTCCATTTCGGAGAGAACCTGCATCGCCCGGGCGACATCCTTTTCCGGAAGCTTCACGACGATGCCGTTGTCGAGGCGCAGATCCCAGCGGCGGCCGGCCACGCGCACGAACGCCTTGACGCGCGAGCGGAACTCCGGCCAGCGGGAGAATTCGTCGTAGAAGCCCGCGGCCGCCGTCTCGGCGTCGCGGCCGACGAAAAGCGGCAGAGCGGCGAACTTGTTGTCCCGAAGCGGCGCGATAACGCTGCCGCTCCTCTCGATGAGCGAAAGATCCGAACCATGCTGCCAGATGCCGAAGGCCTTGCGCTCCGTCAGAGTGACCTCGATCGTGCCCGGATAGATCTTGCGCACGGTAACCGCCTGCACCCACGGCAGTTCGGCAATCAGCCGGCGCGCTTCGGCAATATCGAGCGCCACGAGCGAGGTCGTGCCGTCGAGACCAAGCTGCTGGAGAATATCGATCTCCGAGGTCTGTGCGTTGCCGGAAACCCGCACATCCTCGATCGCAAAGCCGACGGCGGTCGTCGAGGCCTGCGCGAAGTTCTGCGTGTGCCCGCCGAGGGACATGCCGTAGAGGCCGGTCGCGGCGAAGAAGGCGACAGCGGAGAGCGTTCCCGTATGCGCGGGAAAACGGACACGGCCGGTGCCGAGGCTGACCAGGAAACGAAAGCTCCTGCGCAGCGGACGCGGCAGCACGAACGTATCATCCGCCTCGGCGCCGATGCCGTCGAGCGGGTAACGAACCCTTTTGCCCCTTCTGCCCCTCAACGCAAGCACGACGCGTCCTCCACCATCCACCTTAGTAACTCGCCAAACTGAAGGCCTGCATGCTGCGCCATTTCAGGCACCAGGGAGGTCGGGGTCATGCCGGGCTGGGTGTTGATTTCCAACCAGATCAATTCGCCCTCGCCGGCCCCGCGATCATCGAAACGAAAGTCGGATCGGCTCACGCCCCGGCAGCCGATTGCCTGATGCGCCTTCAATGC is a genomic window of Sinorhizobium numidicum containing:
- the ftsQ gene encoding cell division protein FtsQ; the encoded protein is MLALRGRRGKRVRYPLDGIGAEADDTFVLPRPLRRSFRFLVSLGTGRVRFPAHTGTLSAVAFFAATGLYGMSLGGHTQNFAQASTTAVGFAIEDVRVSGNAQTSEIDILQQLGLDGTTSLVALDIAEARRLIAELPWVQAVTVRKIYPGTIEVTLTERKAFGIWQHGSDLSLIERSGSVIAPLRDNKFAALPLFVGRDAETAAAGFYDEFSRWPEFRSRVKAFVRVAGRRWDLRLDNGIVVKLPEKDVARAMQVLSEMEERHQLLERDIAAVDLRLEDRTTVQLTPEAVARREVALKAREKMLKAQEKRI